The following coding sequences are from one Bos mutus isolate GX-2022 chromosome 22, NWIPB_WYAK_1.1, whole genome shotgun sequence window:
- the SLC22A12 gene encoding LOW QUALITY PROTEIN: solute carrier family 22 member 12 (The sequence of the model RefSeq protein was modified relative to this genomic sequence to represent the inferred CDS: inserted 1 base in 1 codon): MAFSELLDRVGSRGRFQVLQMVALVVPITWLAPQNVLENFSAAAPSHRCWVPLLDNSTAQASVPRALDPQALLAVSIPPGPSRGPHQCRRFRHPQWQLLDPNATATNWSEADTEPCVDSWVCDRSAFTSTIVTKWDLVCDAQALRPMAQSIYLAGNPVGAAVCSQVSDRFGRRRVLTWIHLQVAVAATAAAFTPTFSMYCLFRFLAAFTVVGTTLNTFILLAEWTSAQAHVLVVTLNSLGYTFGRVLLAAVAYGVLQQLAVSVPCFLCFVYSWWLAESARWLLITGRLERGLRELQKVATISGKRAVGDALTVEVLRSAKQEELSVSQTPGSLVALLHTPGLGLRTCVFILCGLSPVPPIGQSSGDAALFALGFTFYGLILDLQALGSNIFLLQALIVVADIPPKVGTLLLLGHLGRRPTQAVILVLAGLCILANAMVPRGMGALCSALAVLGLGXVGVAFTCFAIYTAEVFPTVLRLASPGALCQMATQAGAILGPLVRLLRIYGDSLPLLVCGVVPVRSGLAALLVLPETQNLTLPNTIHSTLRQVKGAAFCETLLLKPRDAYRGRHSPSIPHHVPKSRAAVSPESSGQTQVPQQSATHLYTHTSVPGLQLTREVCEEGQRRPHRLHIHCQEGLVPKKPPRWLSLRSHTWGPAWPVQVFTVKGVSQASLSTTEDARALMYNLHLESLGFFRPSG, from the exons ATGGCTTTTTCTGAACTCCTGGACCGAGTGGGCAGCCGGGGCCGGTTCCAGGTTCTCCAGATGGTGGCCCTGGTGGTCCCCATCACGTGGCTCGCCCCTCAGAATGTACTGGAGAACTTCTCAGCCGCCGCGCCCAGCCACCGCTGCTGGGTGCCCCTCCTGGACAACAGCACGGCCCAGGCCAGTGTCCCCAGGGCCCTGGACCCCCAGGCCCTCCTGGCTGTTTCCATCCCACCAGGCCCCAGCCGTGGGCCCCACCAGTGTCGCCGCTTCCGCCACCCACAGTGGCAGCTCTTGGACCCCAACGCCACGGCCACCAACTGGAGCGAGGCCGACACGGAGCCGTGTGTGGACAGCTGGGTCTGCGACCGCAGCGCCTTCACCTCCACCATTGTGACCAAG TGGGACCTGGTGTGTGACGCTCAGGCCCTGAGGCCCATGGCGCAGTCCATCTACCTGGCCGGGAACCCAGTGGGAGCGGCTGTGTGCAGCCAAGTCTCTGACAG GTTTGGGCGCCGGCGGGTGCTGACCTGGATCCACCTTCAGGTGGCCGTGGCAGCCACGGCGGCTGCCTTCACTCCCACCTTCTCCATGTACTGCCTCTTCCGCTTCCTGGCGGCCTTCACCGTGGTGGGCACCACGCTGAACACCTTCATTCTCC TGGCAGAGTGGACGTCAGCACAAGCCCACGTCTTGGTGGTGACTCTGAACTCCCTGGGCTACACCTTCGGCCGGGTCCTCCTGGCTGCGGTGGCCTATGGCGTGCTGCAGCAGCTGGCTGTCTCCGTTCCCTGCTTCCTCTGCTTTGTGTACTCCTG GTGGCTGGCAGAGTCGGCACGATGGCTCCTTATTACGGGCAGGCTGGAGCGGGGCCTGCGGGAGCTACAGAAGGTGGCCACCATCAGCGGGAAGAGGGCAGTGGGGGACGCGCTGACCGTCGAG GTCTTGCGCTCAGCCAAGCAGGAAGAGCTGAGTGTGAGCCAGACTCCTGGCAGCCTGGTCGCTCTGCTCCACACTCCTGGACTGGGCCTCCGGACCTGTGTCTTCATCCTGTGCGG TCTCTCCCCAGTGCCTCCCATTGGCCAAAGCTCAGGAGACGCGGCACTG TTTGCCCTTGGTTTCACCTTCTATGGCCTGATCCTGGACCTGCAGGCCCTAGGCAGCAACATCTTCCTGCTCCAAGCCCTTATTGTGGTCGCGGACATCCCCCCTAAGGTCggcaccctgctgctgctgggccACCTGGGCCGCCGGCCCACACAGGCTGTGATCCTGGTGCTGGCGGGGCTCTGCATCCTGGCCAACGCGATGGTGCCCCGCG GGATGGGGGCCCTATGCTCAGCCCTCGCCGTGTTGGGGCTCG GAGTGGGGGTTGCCTTCACCTGCTTCGCCATCTACACTGCCGAGGTCTTCCCCACTGTGCTCAGGT TGGCCTCCCCTGGGGCCCTGTGCCAGATGGCCACCCAAGCAGGAGCCATCCTGGGGCCTCTAGTCCGGCTGCTGCGCATCTATGGCGACTCCCTGCCCCTGCTGGTGTGCGGGGTGGTACCCGTGCGGAGCGGCCTGGCTGCGCTGCTGGTGCTGCCCGAAACCCAGAACCTGACGCTGCCCAACACCATCCA CTCCACCTTGAGACAGGTCAAGGGGGCAGCATTTTGTGAG ACTCTACTCCTAAAGCCCCGAGATGCCTATCGGGGGCGTCACTCCCCATCCATCCCCCATCACGTGCCCAAGAGCAGGGCAGCCGTATCTCCCGAGTCCTCAGGACAGACACAG GTGCCTCAGCAGAGCGCCACAcacctctacacacacacatcagtg CCAGGCTTGCAGCTCACCCGGGAGGTGTGTGAGGAGGGGCAGCGCCGGCCACACAGGCTCCACATCCACTGCCAGGAGGGCCTCGTGCCCAAAAAGCCCCCGCGCTGGCTGAGCTTGCGTTCCCACACCTGGGGGCCTGCCTGGCCAGTGCAGGTCTTCACAGTCAAAGGTGTCAGCCAGGCTTCACT GAGTACAACCGAGGATGCACGGGCCCTCATGTACAACCTCCACCTTGAGAGTCTCGGCTTCTTTCGACCAAGTGGATGA